GTAATCTAAATTACATAGCAGAAATACTTTTTGAGAAAAAGAATAAAAACAGCTCAATATTAGATATGATAATAGGAAGTAATTCAGCAGAAGATTTTGTTAAATCTGTAATAGGTGCAAACAGATATGAAGCTATTAAAGAAGATACCCATAAAAAGATATACACATTTTTTGATAGTTTATTCCCATATATTGTAAAAAATATAAAAGAGATGAAAAGCTTTAACCTTGAAAGATTTTCACAAAATCTTGGAATGGCAATTTTATCTTTTATTCCTTTATCCACTTATCTTATAACATATTGGCAAAGGGCTATGGAAAAAAATAAATCAAAGGAACTTTATAATGCTTTAACCGGTGAATATCATAATGACGGAAAAGTGGCATATTTTACCGATACATTATTTGAAATTAATGGAGTTGCAAAAACTTCTAAAAAAATTTTAGAATTAGCCCAAAAAGAAAATTTAAATCTTCAGATGATTATAAGTTATGAAGATTATCCAGATGATGAATATATCAAAAATTTTAAACCTTTAATATCCTTTAACCTTCCTGAATATGAAGAGATAAAGATAAATATTCCAAACTTTTTAGATGTTTTAGAATACATAGAAAAAGAAAATTTTGATGTTATATACAGTGCAACTCCGGGTATAATGGGAATATACGGCTTTATAATATCTAAAATTCTTGGAATTCCATTTGTTGTTGCACATCACACAGATTTTCCGGAATATATAAAGAGATATACCAATGACCATTTTGCTTACCAATATACATGGAAAGCATTTTCATTTTTATACAACAATGCAGACAAAGTTTTATCTCCATCAAACCATTATAAAAATGAATTAATCAAAAATGGAGTAAAATCTGAAAAAATAAAAGTATTTAAAAGAGGTGTTGATTTAAACAAATTTAATCCTTCCTATAAAGACCCTACTTTCTGGGAAAATTTTGACCCAACTTACAGATATGAAAAGATAGTTTTATATGTTGGAAGAGTAGCAAAAGAGAAAGATTTGGATATTTTCGTTGAGGTTGCAAAAAGATTTGAAAATACAAAAGGTATAAAATTTGCCATTGTAGGAGATGGCCCTTATAGAAAAGAGATAGAAGGAAAGGCAAACAATATAATATTTACCGGATATTTAGAAGGAGAAGAATTATCAAAAGCCTATGCTTCCTCATATCTATTTTTATTTCCAAGCACTACCGAAACATTCGGGAATGTTATATTGGAAGCAATGGCATCAGGTCTTCCTGTTCTTGTTTCAGATAAAGGAGCAGCAAAAGAACATATTATTTCCGGTATGAATGGATTTATTATTGAAAATAACAATATTAATGAGTATGTAAGTATTATAACCGGCTTGATGAATAATAAGGAACTGTATGAAAATTTACAAAAATCCTGTATCTCACTTATAAAAAATCTGGATTATGAAAAATCACTCTTAGATATGATTAATGAATTTTCCCTTGGTTTAATAAAGAAAAAGGAGTATATCTTAATCTAAATGAAGTTAATAGATATAACCCATTTTTATAATAGCAAAAGTGGAGGAGTAAAGAAATACTTAGAAGAAAAAGTCAGATATTTTAAGGAAAAAGATATAGAACATTCTTTAATCCTTCCATCTGAAAATAATGATATAATAACAAAGGACAAAGTTAAATATTTTTTTATAAAATCTCCGGAAATTCCTTTTTTTAAACCTTATAGAATTATTATTAACAAAAAAGCAATTTTTGATATAATAAAACAAGAAAAGCCTCAAATAGTAGAGGTTGGTTCTCCGTATTTTATTCCGGTATGGATAAATGAGAATAAAAAACTACTTGGTTATAAAACTGTTGGATTTTTCCATTCCAATATAGAAGGTAGCATAGAAACCATATTTAAAAAAATAAATAAACCTTTTTTAAAAGTTGCTAAAAGTTTGATAAAAAAAGAATATTCAGATTTTGATATTGTAATATCTCCATCTAAATACATTGAAAATTATCTAAATTCCCTTGGAATTTTAAACACAAAAACTGTTTATCTTGGAATAGATACAAAAATATTTCAATTCAGAGAAAAAGATAAATCCATTTTAGATAAATATAATTTACCAAAAAATAAAATTTTAGTTGTTTATGCCGGTAGATTATCCTCTGACAAAAATGTTTTAGAAATAGCATCTATTTATAATATATTAACCTATTTTAGACCCAATAAATATCATCTTGTTATAATAGGTTCTGGACATCTTGAAAATAAATTTTTAAAAAAAATTGAAGGAAACTATACCCATATAGGTTATATACAGGATAAAAATCAGTATACAGATATATTATCAGTTTGTGATATATTTATAACTACTTCAAAAATAGAAACTTTTGGTCTTGCCATTGTTGAGGCACAGGCTTTAGGTCTGCCGGTAGTAGCTTATAAAACAGCATCTATTCCGGAAGTAGTTTATTATAAAGAGCTTCTTGCAGAAGATATTGATAACTTTATAAAAAATATAGAATTAGCTTCCAAATATTATATATCTCCCTCAAAAAGAAAATTACTATCAGAAAATATAAAAAAATATTTCTCTTGGGAAAAAACATTTGGCAATATGGAAAAAATATATCAAGATTTGATTATATAACTTTTTTAAAATATCTTTCTATGGTTTCTTTTGAAATATTTGATATATCTTTTCTATTTAGATTTGTAGAATCTATTGGAGATAAAATTTTTAGCTCGATTTCAATACTTTTTAAAGATAATAATTTCCATACATGTTCAAAAAATTTCATATCACCATAATAAAATATAAAATCTTTATTGATTTTGTTAATGGGTTCTTTATTTATACGGGTATAGTTTATACAAATCGGTAAAATTTCCCGTTTAGACAATTTAGAAGATATTAAAAAAGGAGCTTTAAAATCAAAGATACAACTTCCGTCAGAAGTTGTTCCTTCAGGAAAAATTACCACATTATAACCATCTTTTAAAAGATTTGTTATCATATCAATCTCATTTTTAAGATTATTAAAATTTCTTCTTTCTATAAATACAGCTCCGCCAAGTTTTGCAGTT
The Venenivibrio stagnispumantis DNA segment above includes these coding regions:
- a CDS encoding glycosyltransferase; its protein translation is MIKVDLHLHSVASNKPAGFFSKRIGINESYTDPFKLYNTLKERGMTLFTITDHDTIDGCLEIAHLPNVFISEEITTFFPEDGCKVHVIAIDINEKIHQDIQKIRYNIYELVDYLQQNNIIHILAHPFYDMDGKLKPEHIEKFLLLFDNWEILNGTRSNLSSKLTKKITERYTKEDILNLADKYGFYKRKKDFISFVGGSDDHGGLDLGLGYTYVEEGNTLEDLKNAIKQGKTIPEGLHGSPKRLTHMVMKIAFEGAKRQYNLGNLNYIAEILFEKKNKNSSILDMIIGSNSAEDFVKSVIGANRYEAIKEDTHKKIYTFFDSLFPYIVKNIKEMKSFNLERFSQNLGMAILSFIPLSTYLITYWQRAMEKNKSKELYNALTGEYHNDGKVAYFTDTLFEINGVAKTSKKILELAQKENLNLQMIISYEDYPDDEYIKNFKPLISFNLPEYEEIKINIPNFLDVLEYIEKENFDVIYSATPGIMGIYGFIISKILGIPFVVAHHTDFPEYIKRYTNDHFAYQYTWKAFSFLYNNADKVLSPSNHYKNELIKNGVKSEKIKVFKRGVDLNKFNPSYKDPTFWENFDPTYRYEKIVLYVGRVAKEKDLDIFVEVAKRFENTKGIKFAIVGDGPYRKEIEGKANNIIFTGYLEGEELSKAYASSYLFLFPSTTETFGNVILEAMASGLPVLVSDKGAAKEHIISGMNGFIIENNNINEYVSIITGLMNNKELYENLQKSCISLIKNLDYEKSLLDMINEFSLGLIKKKEYILI
- a CDS encoding glycosyltransferase, with the translated sequence MKLIDITHFYNSKSGGVKKYLEEKVRYFKEKDIEHSLILPSENNDIITKDKVKYFFIKSPEIPFFKPYRIIINKKAIFDIIKQEKPQIVEVGSPYFIPVWINENKKLLGYKTVGFFHSNIEGSIETIFKKINKPFLKVAKSLIKKEYSDFDIVISPSKYIENYLNSLGILNTKTVYLGIDTKIFQFREKDKSILDKYNLPKNKILVVYAGRLSSDKNVLEIASIYNILTYFRPNKYHLVIIGSGHLENKFLKKIEGNYTHIGYIQDKNQYTDILSVCDIFITTSKIETFGLAIVEAQALGLPVVAYKTASIPEVVYYKELLAEDIDNFIKNIELASKYYISPSKRKLLSENIKKYFSWEKTFGNMEKIYQDLII
- a CDS encoding lysophospholipid acyltransferase family protein, whose translation is MVIRLTRIPALIFLYILFLFTSSIIYILVKDKKRNLIKNASLFSKITLSILNIKLKVEGSFDKSKNFLIVANHLSYLDILVLFSLNPSIFVSTKEVEEDFLLGLTAKLGGAVFIERRNFNNLKNEIDMITNLLKDGYNVVIFPEGTTSDGSCIFDFKAPFLISSKLSKREILPICINYTRINKEPINKINKDFIFYYGDMKFFEHVWKLLSLKSIEIELKILSPIDSTNLNRKDISNISKETIERYFKKVI